From a region of the Gossypium raimondii isolate GPD5lz chromosome 10, ASM2569854v1, whole genome shotgun sequence genome:
- the LOC105778152 gene encoding major strawberry allergen Fra a 1-3, with product MGVVTYDYESTSPVAPSRLFKAFTVEAPKVWPTAAPNAVKSIEVEANPSSGSIVKINFVEGLPFQYMKHQIGGHDESNFSYSYDLIEGGPLGDKLEKISYENKFEAAAGGGSICKSSMKFYTVGDNVITEDEIKALIKGSEGVYKPVEAYLLANPESCN from the exons ATGGGTGTTGTCACTTATGACTATGAGTCTACCTCCCCAGTCGCCCCTTCCAGGCTTTTCAAGGCCTTTACTGTTGAAGCTCCGAAAGTTTGGCCCACGGCTGCACCTAATGCAGTCAAGAGTATTGAGGTTGAAGCTAATCCTAGCTCTGGAAGTATCGTAAAAATCAACTTTGTTGAAG gcCTTCCATTCCAATATATGAAGCACCAGATAGGAGGACATGATGAAAGTAATTTTTCATACAGTTACGATTTAATCGAAGGTGGGCCTTTGGGGGACAAACTTGAAAAAATCAGCTATGAGAACAAGTTTGAGGCAGCTGCAGGTGGAGGAAGTATTTGCAAGAGCTCAATGAAATTCTACACTGTTGGCGACAATGTAATCACTGAAGATGAAATCAAGGCTCTCATTAAGGGAAGTGAGGGAGTTTACAAGCCTGTTGAAGCTTATCTATTGGCTAATCCTGAATCCTGCAACTAG